Within the Corallococcus exiguus genome, the region CTCCGCCCGCGGAACAGGGTCAGCCGTCCACGCAGGGCCTGTCGCCCGCGACGCCCGGGCAGCCCTCCGCACCGGGCCATCCGCCCGCACAAGGCACATCGCCCGCAACGCCCGGACAGCCGCTGACGCCCGCGCATCCGCCCGCACAAGGCACGTCGCCTGCGACGCCCGGGCAGCCTTCCGCACCGGGCCAGCCGCCCGCACAACGCACGTCGCCTGCGACGCCCGGACAGCCGGTGACACCCGCGCAGCCGCCCGCATCGGCGCCGCCGCCGGGCCAGCCCACGACGCCCGCGCAGCCGCAGCCCGGCTCATCGCTGACGCCGGGCGTGGACCCCATCACGGGGGACCACAAGTTCGGCACGGTGGGCGCGGTGGCGTTGGACATGGAAGGCAACCTCGCGGCGGGCACGTCCACGGGCGGCATGACCAACAAGCGCTTCGGCCGGGTGGGGGACGCTCCCATCATCGGCGCGGGCACCTACGCGGATGAGCGCTGCGCCGTCTCCGCCACGGGCCACGGCGAGTTCTTCATCCGCTACACGGTGGCGCGCGACATCTGCGCCCGCGTCGAGTACCAGGACCTCCCGCTGCCGGAGGCCGCCAGCTACGTCATCAACGATGTGCTGGTGAAGGCCGGCGGCGAGGGCGGCGTCATCGCCATGGACCGCCAGGGCCACGTGGCCATGCCCTTCAACTCCAGCGGCATGTATCGCGGCTACATCAGCGAGGACGGCACGCCCACCGTCGCCATCTTCCAGCAGCCCTAGGAGGGCAACCGGGTCCGGCTCCGCGCACCCCTGACGGGTGCGCGGAAGCGGCTCGAGGACTACTGCTTCACGAGGAACAGCTCGCGCACCTGGAGCAGGTCCACGTCACCGGCGAAGCCGGAGAACTTCTCGTACTCCGCCGGGCTGACGCGGGCGCGGGGCAGGTTGAAGGACTCCGAGATGCTGAGCGTGCGTCCATCCTGCTTCTCCGACCGGGTGTAGTGGCCGAACTGGCTGTCCACCTTCAGGCCCGTCTGCGGGTCGCTGAGCTTCCAGCCCTGGGGCAGGGTGACCGAGACGTTGGTGCGGCTGGCCTCCGTGTCGTCGATGTAGAGCGGCGTGGTGCGCGTGGACAGCTGCACGTAGCGCCGGCCCAGCAGGGCGGGGAAGGTGAGGGGGCCCAGCGCCATGCGGCTGTCGCCCTCCATGCGCCCGAAGCGCGGCACGGTGAACGCGTAGCGCAGCACGAAGGGCGCGCCCACGGCCTCCTCGTGCTCCAGCTTCACGGACGACAGCTCCGCGCCGCCGAAGTAGCGCGCCACCGCGCCCTGCAGCGCCTGGTTGCGGCTCTCCGCGGAGAG harbors:
- a CDS encoding isoaspartyl peptidase/L-asparaginase family protein is translated as MSPSFSSRMHRGLLASTALLLAPLGCATSSHAGAARDEAALRTDEPPRVKPKWGLVIHGGAGVISRENLTPEREAAMRAALTQALQAGHAVLAKGGRSMDAVTAAIRVMEDSPYFNAGKGAVFNHDGVNELDAAVMDGKTRMAGAVAGVHHIQNPIDLARLVMEKSPHVMMVGDGAEAFAQSQGMPLVDAKYFYTEERWQGLQRALEQERAKGAPPAEQGQPSTQGLSPATPGQPSAPGHPPAQGTSPATPGQPLTPAHPPAQGTSPATPGQPSAPGQPPAQRTSPATPGQPVTPAQPPASAPPPGQPTTPAQPQPGSSLTPGVDPITGDHKFGTVGAVALDMEGNLAAGTSTGGMTNKRFGRVGDAPIIGAGTYADERCAVSATGHGEFFIRYTVARDICARVEYQDLPLPEAASYVINDVLVKAGGEGGVIAMDRQGHVAMPFNSSGMYRGYISEDGTPTVAIFQQP